In Risungbinella massiliensis, the genomic stretch TGTTGGGATTGACAACGACTCGTACCATCCAGTACAAGAAAAAACAGACAATTCCCACCTTATTTTGGTTTGAGATGCGAAATTTTGTAATAAAATAAATAAAATCATTTATGATGTTGAAGAGTTCTTTTGGGAACAGTATAATATACCCGAATTTCCAATGGATAAGGGAGTTATATATGAAGAAATTTTGGAAAATACATACCAAAAATGTACTCATTATCTTACTAGGTGCCTGTATCTTTTCGATTGGTATTAACTGTTTTGCCATTACCAACCACCTAGCCGAGGGTGGCTTTACCGGGATCGCTTTAATTCTCTATTATTTATTCGATCTATCAACTGGTGTGGTTATATTCGTACTCAATATTCCCTTATTATTTATTGGTTATAAGATCTTTGGGAAGCGTACCTTCTACTACACACTCATTGGTATTTTCGCAGTATCATTCTTTTTAGAAGTGACGAAAAATGTAGGTGGATTTAAAACAAACGATCTACTCTTTGTGGCATTGTATACTGGTGTTTTTGCTGGTACAGGATTAGGAATGATCTTTCGAGTTGGTGGCACTACAGGTGGATCAGATATTATCGCTCGTCTTGCCAACAAATACTTAGGTTGGAGTATTGGACGCACTTTTCTCATTTTTGATTTCGCTGTTATTG encodes the following:
- a CDS encoding YitT family protein; the encoded protein is MKKFWKIHTKNVLIILLGACIFSIGINCFAITNHLAEGGFTGIALILYYLFDLSTGVVIFVLNIPLLFIGYKIFGKRTFYYTLIGIFAVSFFLEVTKNVGGFKTNDLLFVALYTGVFAGTGLGMIFRVGGTTGGSDIIARLANKYLGWSIGRTFLIFDFAVIAASAYYFGLKVAMYTLVAVFVGSKIIDFVVEGLSESKAAMIISEAPLVVAEEITKRMGRGVTILNGRGGFTGAEKQVVYAVFAPNELPKLKHIVLKADPYAFVVVHDVREVHGEGFSFQAHERIPQLTNK